DNA sequence from the Octopus bimaculoides isolate UCB-OBI-ISO-001 chromosome 22, ASM119413v2, whole genome shotgun sequence genome:
tctcagatcaaaacACTTGCTATGCAAACACTTTTGTGTAATATAAGCATTACTTTATTTCTTAACAATTGAACTTGATGTTAATGAAGCTATAAATGACAGCTTGTAAGTGTTGGGTTacaaaatttgaacacaaaatgtcgACCACCAACGAGCAGCTTTTGATTGTTTTTTCATTCaaagattttattaaatgaatatttacacacagttatttatagttttatatacttTGAAGTCAACCATtgacaaaaatgaattatttcacgttctcctGAAATTTCTAAATCCATTTGACATAAACAATACAtgactctgcagggtggttgatGTTGGGAAGAGCATCCGACCGTAAGAATCATGCCGAAACAGACacgggagtctggtgcagtcttctgctcaGCTAgttagttcctgtcaaaccatccagcccatgccagcatggaaagtggacattaaatgatgatgataatgatgatataggtgtaggagtgactgtgtggtaagtagcttgcttaccaaccacatggatccgggttcagtcccactgcgtggcaccttgggcaaatgtcttctactatagcttcagaccgaccaaagccttgtgagtggatttggtagatggaaactgaaagaagcctgtcgtatatatgtatatatatatatatatatgtatgtgtgtgtatatgcttgtgtgtctgtgtttgtccccccccccccaacatcgcNNNNNNNNNNNNNNNNNNNNNNNNNNNNNNNNNNNNNNNNNNNNNNNNNNNNNNNNNNNNNNNNNNNNNNNNNNNNNNNNNNNNNNNNNNNNNNNNNNNNNNNNNNNNNNNNNacttagcagttcggcataagcgactgatagaataagtactaggcgtacaaagaataagtcccggggtcgatttgctcgactaaaggcggtgctccagcatggccgcagtcaaatgactgaaacaggtaaagagagtatagaaggagagagggagagaaatactgggttgtagcagtagtagtagtagtaatagtagtagtaatagtagtagtagttgtagtagtagttggaaTAGTCTTAATATTTCTGTGGTTTGGATTGGTGAAAAGAGCATTGAAAATGTGATTAAGAACAGCAGATGATGACGAAAGAACAAAGGAACtgggaaaatataaagttaaaaatagaaaatgtttatgAAAGGCTAAGTGAGGACAATAAGACTTTCTAAGTTGTGTTTCAGGATTGTTTAGAAATCAGggtaaagaaagaagagatgTGGTAAGGTGTGGTagtagtgctagtagtagtagtcacaggCTTGTTGTAAGAGAATGCTAATAggttctgtgtacatatatacaggggaggcacaatggcccggtagttagggcagcggattcgcggtcataggatcgcggtttcgatacctagaccgggcgttgtgagtgtttattgagcgaaaacacctaaaagctccacgaggctccgacagggggatggtggcgaaccctgctgtactcttccaccacaactttctctcactcttacttcctgtttctgttgcgcctgtaattcaaagggtcagccttgtcacactgtgtcatgctgaatatccccgagaactacgttaagggtacacgtgtctgtggagtgctcagccacttgcatggaGCATAGCGGGGGTCATACATATaactttatgtatgtacatttgtatgtatgtatatatgtatgcatgtctgtctgtctgtctgtctgtctgtctgtctgtatgtatgtatgtatgtttgtatttctgtatgtaagaTCTTCTTTGAGattatttaaagtatttttttgtaGAATTCAAACCATTCTCCAACAAATGAACAAAATTCTTATACATAAGTGAAGACAGCTCTTGGAATTCTTCAATATCTAAATTGGTTggtaaggtggcaaactggcagaaacgttcacatgctgggcgaaatgcctagtggtatttcatctgtcttttatttcacccgtcttcatgttctgagttcaaattctaccgaggtcaactttgcctttcatccgtttggcacggataaattaagtaccagttgcatactggggttgatctaatcaactggccccctcccaccaaaatttcgggccttgtggctagagcagaaaagattatttaaggcggtgagctggcagaaagggtGGCTTTCAAGCTACAatatagcttttaagcaactgaccccgaatgggaagatctgcaaacagatatctggcttgttttggagaatttgatgcaattgcttcctccagagtcatatcccaatgatgatcgTATTCGGCgctaaaaatcatgtaaaaaaattgccACAAACAATCGCAGTAATGGAAACACAGGAATCCAAAATTACAGGATTGCAGGTCCTGATTCagcctggaatgtttttaatttactcacagtaTTAGCCTTTaggttataaaaattgttattgtacCAAAAAAATTTGTCCCAAAAAGTCAAataaaaaaattgccaaaaataatcacagtaatgaaaacattagcataccagatgaaatgcttagcagtattttgtctgtcttcaggctctgagttcaaattctgccaaggtcgactttgtctttcatccttttgacatCGTTAActtaagcaccagttgtgtactggggtcgatctaaattggttggtgtgtgtaaatgtgtgcatgcatatgtatatatttttgtgtgtgatgtgtctacatatgtatgtatgtctgtctgtatatacgtgttatgtgtgtgtatggttgtgtgtgtgtgtgtgtgtgtgtgcggatatgtatatctgtatatacatgttatttgtgtgtatggttgtatgagtatgagtgtgcgtgtgtatgtatgtctctatatatgaGTCATGTTTgtgttgtgcttgtgtgtgtgtgtatgtgctgtgtgtgcggggacatatatgtatgcttgtgtgtatacgtctatgtgtgtgcatatgtaaatgtgttcgTATGTATTCTCGTGTATGGTACGTATAtacggatgtatgcatgtgtgtgtatgtgtgtttgtgtgtgtgtgcatgtgtgtgtgtgtgcgtacgtgtgtgaaaACATGTCAATAATTTTAGATTTGTACTACTTTCTTATTCGAGATCCAATGTCTCAAAGTAGaagaacaatgataacaacaacagcaacaacagcaacaacaacaattacaataataacgACTGTAACAGCAAGAAAAatgcaaataacaacaacaacaaaacaacaagacCAACGATGAACAATGTTATCCTTGGTGGAAGTGGGTAGGGGTGGGTTGGTTCatttgggatggtcatggttgaacaTACAGTGATTGGTTTGGCTGAGTCATTTCCCTTATGTCATTGCTGAGGTCATGacatgagtgtgagtgagagtgagagagagtgtttgtatgtctcagagagagagaaagagagagagagcaaggaagagagaaaggaagagagaaaggaagagggggGCATAAAATGGGTGACTAAGATAAAGACTATTATATAATCTAACAAATTTGTATAacacagtgtatatgtatatatcatcatcatcatcatcNNNNNNNNNNNNNNNNNNNNNNNNNNNNNNNNNNNNNNNNNNNNNNNNNNNNNNNNNNNNNNNNNNNNNNNNNNNNNNNNNNNNNNNNNNNNNNNNNNNNNNNNNNNNNNNNNNNNNNNNNNNNNNNNNNNNNNNNNNNNNNNNNNNNNNNNNNNNNNNNNNNNNNNNNNNNNNNNNNNNNNNNNNNNNNNNNNNNNNNNNNNNNNNNNNNNNNNNNNNNNNNNNNNNNNNNNNNNNNNNNNNNNNNNNNNNNNNNNNNNNNNNNNNNNNNNNNNNNNNNNNNNNNNNNNNNNNNNNNNNNNNNNNNNNNNNNNNNNNNNNNNNNNNNNNNNNNNNNNNNNNNNNNNNNNNNNNNNNNNNNNNNNNNtgtgtgtatatatatatatatatatatatgtatgtatgtatatattcctccttgtcacatccacttttccattccgATGGAATCAGTCAAGTGAGGTCTTTCTCCAGCTGGttacccttcttgtcaccaacccacaCCCATGTCCATGTAAGGCAATATTTCTTTCCCTGGAAATGGCTTCACGGATGTTTCAAAGGAAGGTCACTATGTGAACTACAGTGACACTTGTTGATAATAATCATGTGATGTCAATACAAGgacatgcgcactcacacacacacatacagacagatacacacacacacacacacacacactcacacgtgtcaaatccattcacaaagcttagGTCAGcttagggctacagtagaaggcttGCTCtaagtgacatgcagtgggactgaacttaaaaccatatggttggtaagcaaacttcttaacacatgCCACGATTTGATCACAGTCTCCAACAGCTTCATATATCCATTTAAATTGAGTCTAAAGCCCTGTTCAAAGATTTGGGGTCAGTATGAAGTCAGCTTTGCTGGAGACACATCCAAAGACcatcatagttattattattattattattattattgttgttgttgttgttgttgttgctgttgttgttgttgttgttgttgttgttattgttgttgtttgtaaagtGCATTCCTCCCACAGGTGTGGCTGccattatatgttgttgttgctttacgCTAGCAGCCACAATAGTTAGTCATTAGATACCGTTGTATTTCTTTGTATTGGAATAGCAATACACTAACTTCTTCTGTCTTACTATtgctgatagctccacaagacaccaACTAGAACTGTCGACTCTCAACTCTCAGACTCTCGACCCTTTCTTGATGACCGGCTACTGGTATATTTATAATGGCTGAGTCCTACCATTTTTTACCGGGAGGagtatacagtttcactatacaccattgttgttgttgttgcttagtgtAATTCAAGAGAGTGAGGATGTTTCTACCTGGTTGcctcacctgctagaaatagcaactaaatctcccttgaATTTCAACTTAATGTCTTAGATAAGAAAAGACACATCAGGTAATGTAGTCCTTGACCTCTCATTCCcctgaaaagacaggatggtcattgttggaactCCTTTGATTGATTAGCGATGACCAAGGaccaaacagcaacagcaacaagcaaGAGAACTTTAAaacaatgtagtccaagatatatgACAAGATGGGCATGGCTCGAACACCAGGATTGTTTCAGgattgatctggagctaaacaacaaggaAAAGCACATTATATGATGTTGTTCTAGatataagacaggatggtcgtaTTTGGAACATCTTTGACAATGTGCTCGTTCAATCAaaaactgacctggggctaaacaaaaaggaaggagatattaaataatgaagtGCTAGATATAAAACAGGATAGTCATAACCGGACCGTCTCTGATGATATGTCTGTCCAACCAGAATTGACATGGGGTTAAACAAGGAAGGATGCATTAAATAATGAAGTACTCGATATAAGACAAGATGGGCATTGTTGGACTGTCTCTGATGATATGTCTGTCCAAccaggattgacctggggttaaacaacaaaggaCATTAAATAGCGTCGTCCTTGATATAAGACATGATGGTCAGCACTGGAACGTCTCTGATGATAAGCCTGTCCTACCAGCGTTGACCTAATTCTCCCCCCTCCATTGTTTTAACCAGAGACACTGATGACAATTCTCCATTTCCACACAAATTCTCAACATTTTTCTAATTTAATCATCTCTGGTGAAACAATTCTTTTCCCagaattcttgttttttttcttcgttaATATGTAAAACTGAAATAAGGATtggtggtggcagaggtggtgttgatggtggtgttggtggtggtgttggtggtggtggtagagacaaAGCTAcagctggtggtgttggtggtgctggtgatggtagtggtggtgttcgATGTGGTGGTTAGTGGTAGCTCttatgttggtggtagtggcaaagctgttggtggtggtggtggtggtagtgatgatggtgggtgGAGGGctgttagtgttggtggtggtggtgttggtgtNNNNNNNNNNNNNNNNNNgtggtggtggtagtgatgatggtgggtgGAGGGctgttagtgttggtggtggtggtgttggtgttgttggtggttgcAGAGGTGGTAgcggttatgatggtgatggtggtggttgtggcggttgtgatggtggtagttgtgattgtggatgtggtggtgattgtggtggtggtggtgatgttgttgttggtggtgttggtactagtagtagtagcagcagcagcagtagtactgatagtggtggtagtagtagtagtaatagtagtattggtagtagtagcagcagcagcagtagtagtagtagtagtagtagtaatggtggtggtggtggtggtagtgttggcagCGATTGAAGTGGCAGTGGTGCTTATGAGTGGTAAGGATCCTGGacaaagtagtagtgatgatggaagTGGCTTAAAACCAGTCATTCAattaacaagagagagagagagagagagagagagagagagagagagagagagagagagagagagagagagagagagggagagggagagagagagagggagaaagaaagagagagaaagggaaagagagagaaagaaaaggagagtgtAAGAGcatctacatattttttttttaaacccctaAACTGTATGTTAAccgaaaagaatatatgaaaaatggaGAATAAACAAACATAGCATGTCATCATTGTAGAGcatttaattcataatttaaacaTAGTACAGAGTAGTTATAGTAAACAGGGGACGtctttttacagctgtttcgaggaTAGCTAAGCATGTGGATTTTATATTATTGAGTAAAGATTTCCACGTCGGTTTGGTATTCTGttattggaaagagagagagaaatgaggaaagaaagaaaaataaggaatatcTTTAATCCAGAAagaatgtttaaagaaaaaagatgataGTGGTTGTTAGATCCCTGATTAAAAGATTAAGTAGATCCATAGTGAAAGACAGGGTCTGTTAGCAGATCCATTGTGTTGAAGTATCACTgaagaatatacgtgtgtgtgtgtgtgtgtgagtgtgtttgtgtgtgtgcgtgtgtgtgcgcgtgtgtgcgcgcgtgtatgtgtgtttgtgtgtatatatatgtatatgtaaaatatttaactcctatatatatatgtgtgtgtgtatatatatatgtgtgtgtgtatatatatatacgtatgtgtatatatatatgtatatatgtgtgtgtgtgtatatatatgtatatatgtatgtgtgtgtgtgtgtgtgtgtgtgtttgtatgcatgtatgtgtgtgtatatataattctgcTGCACACAAGACACTGCATGTAGTCTTAGAAGACAATTAAACACAGACCCATttaaatacttttgttatttaatcGGTGAACGAACTGTTTGATCGTCATTATCAGCTGCTCAACACAATCAACGATGTTTTCCTCAGTGTAAGTGTACTTAGAGAAATATCATTGCTAGTGGtgatggagttggtggtggtggtgttggtggtgttggtggtggtggtggtgtcgaggAAGGTGTTGTCGGTATTGGCCTGTTGCTAGTAATTTTGGTCTTCCTTCCCCCTGGTACCATTGCGCAAATGCTCGTTTTCCAAATCTTTCTACCTACGAATCACCACCCCtccagaattcctttccaatccagTTTCTTCTTCCCGCTGGCATTCACTTCCAGGATGTCCTGATCGAGACTCTCCTGAGGTGAGAAACCTCCACGCTGATCTATCTGCGGCAGAGCCTTCGAGTTCGCGTGGTCTAATGCTGCGCCAGTTGAGGTTACTTTTCAGAGTGTCTTTGTACCTCAGTTTAGGTTTACTCGTTTTCGTGAGCCCTGCGTGAGCTCGCTGTACAACAGCTGTCTGGGTACACGGGTTTTAAGGCATTCTGATGACATGGCCAGTCTAGCGTAACTGAGCCTACAGCAACATTGACTAAATGCTTGTTGAACAGGCTCTGTCCAGTACTTTTTGGTTTGTCACACTGTCTTGTCAACGAATGCCCATGATTCTGTGCAGTGCCCTTGTGTGAAATTGTTCAAGGTGTTTGATGTGCCTGTGCATGGGGTCCCTGTTTGACATCCATAGAGTAGTGTAGAAACGACTACAGACTTGTAGATCTTGGGCTTTGTCGGTAGTCTGATGCCTTTCTGCTGGAGGAGTTTCACTTTCAGTCTTCCAAGTGCTTGCTTGGCTGGCCTTGTGGATTCTGGATAATATTTCGCTGTCCAATGATCCATCAGCTGAAATTGCGCTGCCAAGGTACCTGATACTTTCCACACACTTAAGTTGGACTCCCTCAATGGTGATGTTTGAGTGGGGGCAAATTATTTGGGGTTGCTTGGGCTAGGACCTCCGTTTTCTCAAGGCTAATGGTCAGTCCAAAGAACCTTGGTAGTTCTGAAAAGCGATCAACAATGATCAGCAGGTGATTTTCCTTGTGTACCTTAAGGGCACAGTCATCTGCAAATACgacttcaaatgtgtgtgtgtatgtgtgtgtgcgcctatatTTGTCCtccagcaccacttgacaaccgatattggcttgtttacgttctcgtggctttgcggttcggcaaaaagagaccgatagaataagtaggcaggctataaaaaaaaaatactggggggtcgattcattcgactaaaaaaacttcttcagggcggtgccccagcatggccgcagtctaataagtgaaacaagtataaaataagAGATTTGCTACTTTCTTGTTTATCGTTTCCcacgaaaatatgaaaagcaaagttgNNNNNNNNNNNNNNNNNNNNNNNNNNNNNNNNNNNNNNNNNNNNNNNNNNNNNNNNNNNNNNNNNNNNNNNNNNNNNNNNNNNNNNNNNNNNNNNNNNNNNNNNNNNNNNNNNNNNNNNNNNNNNNNNNNNNNNNNNNNNNNNNNNNNNNNNNNNNNNNNNNNNNNNNNNNNNNNNNNNNNNNNNNNNNNNNNNNNNNNNNNNNNNNNNNNNNNNNNNNNNNNNNNNNNNNNNNNNNNNNNNNNNNNNNNNNNNNNNNNNNNNNNNNNNNNNNNNNNNNNNNNNNNNNNNNNNNNNNNNNNNNNNNNNNNNNNNNNNNNNNNNNNNNNNNNNNNNNNNNNNNNNNNNNNNNNNNNNNNNNNNNNNNNNNNNNNNNNNNNNNNNNNNNNNNNNNNNNNNNNNNNNNNNNNNNNNNNNNNNNNNNNNNNNNNNNNNNNNNNNNNNNNNNNNNNNNNNNNNNNNNNNNNNNNNNNNNNNNNNNNNNNNNNNNNNNNNNNNNNNNNNNNNNNNNNNNNNNNNNNNNNNNNNNNNNNNNNNNNNNNNNNNNNNNNNNNNNNNNNNNNNNNNNNNNNNNNNNNNNNNNNNNNNNNNNNNNNNNNNNNNNNNNNNNNNNNNNNNNNNNNNNNNNNNNNNNNNNNNNNNNNNNNNNNNNNNNNNNNNNNNNNNNNNNNNNNNNNNNNNNNNNNNNNNNNNNNNNNNNNNNNNNNNNNNNNNNNNNNNNNNNNNNNNNNNNNNNNNNNNNNNNNNNNNNNNNNNNNNNNNNNNNNNNNNNNNNNNNNNNNNNNNNNNNNNNNNNNNNNNNNNNNNNNNNNNNNNNNNNNNNNNNNNNNNNNNNNNNNNNNNNNNNNNNNNNNNNNNNNNNNNNNNNNNNNNNNNNNNNNNNNNNNNNNNNNNNNNNNNNNNNNNNNNNNNNNNNNNNNNNNNNNNNNNNNNNNNNNNNNNNNtatatatatatatatgtatatatacacacgaggggTGTCTGAAAAGTTTTGAACCTAACCTAGAATCGGAGCTGCTAGGTATAGGtagctgaaacaattttttctggttAGTACAGTCTTTTgggagtattcttgctcattttcatgattctgatattaaaatatttttttgttgcagatttaaaaaaaacaagtgttgaggttacaaggaaaatggagaaaactgagtatcgtgctgtcataaagtaccttcatttgactccatcagaaatccatgaagatatggtgagaaccataacagacaatgctccttcatatgcaacagtctCAACCGCTGTTACAGAGACTGCTTCGGACCTCTCCGTCCTTTATTCCCACCGAGAAAGTATTGTATTGATTACCCTTCGGATCAAGCTTTTCGATTCGCCCTTGGACCTCAGATCCCCACCTTCACCAAAAAGCCAATAAAATGCATGTGACCTTTGAATAGAATGTAACCGCGATGGAGTCCTTCCTTATAAATAGTAACGGAGCTGCCTCCAGGCTCTAGCCTGGAGATCTTAGAGATTTGCTTTTAATCTACAAGGTTATTCTTATGAAAGTCAAACTAAAACAGGGtttcaaaagttttttaaatGCCCAGAAAAATCCCTATATACCTGAAAAGGCACTTTGAAATGATTAATTTTCGATTAGATATCGATATTGTGACAGTTTTTTCCGTATCTGCACCATTTGGAAGGTATAGAGTATATCTATCATTGAAAATGTTACATCCATTTATGTCACGCACGTCACACCAGGTCAGTGAGAATTGTGACCTCAGACAGTGTTGTTGCCCAACAAACTCGGcatgttttgaaatttcaaggCCAATGTAAATGAACATTACGAGGCCTTTTATGCTGTTCGGGAGAAAGTCTGAGAAATTAGCAGCTAATATTTCCAGGTAAACAAAGGCGGTGAGCCAGCAGAACCGTTAGTATTCTgcgtaaaatgcttagcggtatttcgtccgtctttacgttctgagttcaaattccaccgaggttgactttgcctttcaacatttcgcggttgataaaaaaaaaaagtaccagttatgcactggggttgatgtaatcgacttattcctttCCGCCAaacttgctggcgttgtgccaaaatttgaaatcaatattttcaggtaagaaaaaaaaaggctgcgggctggcagaatcgttagcgcgctggacacAATGTTAAGCGGTATTTTgtgcatctttacgttctgagttcaaatgccgtcgtggtcggctttgccttttaNNNNNNNNNNNNNNNNNNNNNNNNNNNNNNNNNNNNNNNNNNNNNNNNNNNNNNNNNNNNNNNNNNNNNNNNNNNNNNNNNNNNNNNNNNNNNNNNNNNNNNNNNNNNNNNNNNNNNNNNNNNNNNNNNNNNNNNNNNNNNNNNNNNNNNNNNNNNNNNNNNNNNNNNNNNNNNNNNNNNNNNNNNNNNNNNNNNNNNNNNNNAAGGTCTATTACGATTAAGAACACAAAAATCTATTCGagattttaaatgtaaaaatctttatctttattgttaacaaaataaatgttatcGTTACTACGAATGACAAAAGAATGATGTTTACAGCAAAATAGTTCGAAGGTTAAGTGAAGTGTTGTTAGACGAAGGTATAATAGTAATGGCCGTCGTGAACTTCTTAAAGTTAGCTGCGTATGTGTGTCACTGTTGCTGCAATCTAATGTTTTCGTGTCGTGACAGTTCTCTGGTCGGCTGCTGGTTCACTGCTATCGTCTGCTGTGTAATGGCTGAAATGCGCTGAATGTATAGCGATTGTCTTGGTCAGAAAAAGCGTGCCAAAATTGAAATTGTTGTTAGATCCGGTTCCACAAGAATTCTTAAATTGTCTGATATTTTGGTGACGTCAGTAATATTTGAGTGAATGTTCTTTAGTTGTTTTttgcttgcttttatttttgcatcGGATGTAGTGATCCGGGTTCGATTTCGAAGTTTTGCCATTGCTACAGGCCACTGCTACAGGCCTATTGGAGCTGAAGGCACAATAGACACAGAAGGAAGAGCCATCGAGGACAACGCAGAGGCTGTTGGAAAAGTATCTACCTTACATCTGCCTGCAACACCGATTCCGAGTTGCACAGAGTTCAGTTCTTCGCAATAGATTAAAAACATcctattccaccgaggtcgactttgcctttcattctttcggggtcgatagaataagtaccagctgagaactggggtcgaggtaatcgactcaCTCCTGCGAacatgctgaccttgtgctaaaatttcaaactaatatattaaaaacatccgTTAAATTGTTAGCTATTCAGAAACTCGCAAAGTCTATTAATGTTACTCaaacatttattgtttataatatggTCTAAAAACTTCGTCGATGGAATATTTTTATCCGTGATGTAGTGCAACGTTATCAACGACCAAGTGTTAGTTTCGAGGAGCGAAAATTTTGGTTAATGGTGTtttgtgtttctgaatggctgatttatgtcttttatgctgtaattgttttaatttcaaaacatttgcCTAACAAGGAC
Encoded proteins:
- the LOC128250558 gene encoding uncharacterized protein LOC128250558 isoform X2, which translates into the protein MVDLKKTSVEVTRKMEKTEYRAVIKYLHLTPSEIHEDMVRTITDNAPSYATVSTAVTETASDLSVLYSHRESIVLITLRIKLFDSPLDLRSPPSPKSQ
- the LOC128250558 gene encoding uncharacterized protein LOC128250558 isoform X1 — translated: MSMVKFANLKKTSVEVTRKMEKTEYRAVIKYLHLTPSEIHEDMVRTITDNAPSYATVSTAVTETASDLSVLYSHRESIVLITLRIKLFDSPLDLRSPPSPKSQ